The genomic stretch TTTTTTGTTTTGAAAAATGGAAGAGGGGCTGGGGGTGAATTCCATTTTTCAAAACTCCTTATTTTTTTTCAATTTGTTCAATCAATGCTTTTGCAACATGCCATATTAAAACTGGTGGTATTGCATTTCCTATTTGACGATAAGCGTCTGCTTCACTTCCGACAAACTTAAATTTATCAGGAAAAGATTGTATTCTGGCAGCTTCAAGCGGTGTAAATCTTCTATATAATTCTTTTTTGGGATTAACAAGTAAAACAGGATCTCTTGAATTTAAGCTTACTTTTGCTAGATGAGAAGTAACAGTTAAGCATGGTTTTTCTAAATCTTGCCATAAGCCTCTCTTCATATTGTTCTTAGCATTTTTCATTCCCTCAACAGCTTTTTTCGAGAAATAATATTTATCATCTTCTGGAATTAATGAATCAATAACTTTTTTTAATGGAACCCAACCACTTTGTTTTTCTTTTGGATTTTCATGAAATATGTTATCGGGAAAGACAAATTTTTGATTGAAATCTTTTCTTATGCCAACAATAAAAACGCGCTGTCTTTTTTGTGGAACCCCAAAATTTGCAGCGTTTAATAATTTGTAACTCAAGTTGTAGCCTTGATCTTCAAACTCTTTTAATACACTTTTAAAAATTTTACCTTTTTTTAATACCATTAGACCTTTTACATTTTCGGCAATAAAGGCAATAGGCTTTTTTTGTTTCAAAATTCTAGCCATATCTTTATATAATTGCCCTCTATCATCAAAAGGATTTTTTGTTGGGTTGACTGTACTAAAAGATTGGCAAGGGAAACCACCTATTAAAATATCAATATTTGGAATGTCTTTTTCTTTACAATCAGTTACAGACCCAATTATAGCTTTGTGCTTAAAATTATTGTTATAGGTATTTATTGCTTTCTGATCTATGTCTATCGCATATTTAATTTCAGTTGGTAGTTTGTCATATTTTTTATCAACAAATTTAAAACCACCTAAAACACCTAGGTCGCTACCACCACAACCACAAAAAAGTGAACCTATTGTATATTCTTTCTTTTTCATACTTTTTCAAAAGTTAAATCAATAGATTTAAGTGAGAAATCCAGTCTGTAATTTATTGGAGTACACTTTACTAATCGTTCCTGATTTTTCAGATATGGGTTCTTAATTACATAAACAATAATTTTTTCTGGGGTAAAATAGACCCTGTAAATTGAAAAAGAATTGGAGTGTTGTTCTGCTGCAATCCATTCATTTCTTGTTAGCGTGATGGCGTCTATCCAACCGTCAATTCCCTCATTTGGAACTGTAACTCTTTTTGTGGACTTAACTTCAATATAATGCACAAATTCTGATTTTTCAGAACCGTCTGCAAAAATTGATTGTATGTCATATCCAAGACCTTTTGTTTTGCCGAGTAATAATACTTTATTAGTAAGTCTTTTATCATACTTTTCGACTTTTTCTTTTTCGTAAGTAAATACAAAACTTTCTCCATCATCTCCAAGTGCTATTTTATCAAAGTCGGAAATTTTTGGAGCTTTTTCTTCAATATTAAACTGAATTGCATTGATCGATGTGCTAAATAGCTCTATGCCACCCTTGTCAACGCTTGAAAAACAAACTTGCCAATCATGCAATAATCTCTTTCTGTCCTCTATGGAAGAAAATGAATATTGATATACATCAAAATTTGGCTTTTTGTCATGAAACGATCTTATATAATCAATTGCAACTTTTTCGTAGGGATTTAAATAAATTACTTTATGATCTGTTCTAATTAAATTTGCAAGTTCAAGTAGGTTTAACTGTTCATTTATATGTTGCATTGAATAAGATGAGGCTTTTCCATCATCTTGTACTTTAACGATTTTACCTAAGTTTCTATACTCAATAATTTTTTCATATACTTGAATAGGTGGCACAATAGATTGCAAGACCTCAAGACTGTTCAAGACAAAATAAGCAATTTAATCTTTTGTTATTTTAGTGTTATTTTCTTTCGCAATATTTAAGAGTTCTAAAATAAATGGGAATTGTCTAATAGAAATATTTTGAGATATTTTTTCTTCAATAGTGTGAATACTATCCATTCCATTTGGAAATTGAAATTTTACACAAATATCTTTAAAAAATGCTGGTTGATCTTCATTTTCTAAAAACCTTAATGTGCGTTCAGAGGGATATACAGTATTATCACTATCGTAATAATACATACCAAAAAGTTTACCTGCTATTTCAGTTCTGTGGTTATCTAGAGTTTTCTTTGTTCCGCCTATTATTCTTTCAAGGTATTCATTAAATATTCGAGGAAACTCGTCTTTAGAGCATGGGCAAATCTCTTGAATAATTTTTGCGTATTTTGGCAACAAATTATCTAGGTCTGTTTTTGCCTTACCTCTTATTATTGTGCATCTAAATTGTATTTCTGGATTAAACATATTGGTATTATAGAAGTTTTAAAAGGTTTTTTCCAATAACTTTTCCAAGTATGGGAGGGACTGCATTTCCTACTTGTTTTAGTTGATCATTTTTCTTCCCACAAAAAATAAAAGTATCGGGAAAAGATTGTATTCTGGCAGACTCTCTTACAGTTGGCACTCTATTAAATTTATAATGAAAATGATGATTATGTCCTGTATCAATCGTAAAACTTGGTTTTTTACTATTTAATCTTGTCCAAGCAATATTTACTTTTCTTGTGTTCTGTAAATTTTTTGGTAAATCTTTATAGTTTCCTCCGTCTGGAACAAGTGAAATTATTTCCACTGTTTTTTCAGTATGTTTTGTTGTCTCATGATTGAAAATTTTTATTGAATTTTCTCTTATCATTTTTTGATATTCTGATTTCGGAAAATGAGGGTACAAAGTACCGTCTTTAATTTCGTTTTCTGGTAAATCACTAATGGCTTCAAAAGCAGTTATTTTATTATCTTTATATTTTCCTTCTGGGAAAGTAAAACTTTTACCATTTTGCAATCCGACAAACACAACTCTTTTTCTGTTTTGAGGCACTCCAAAATCAGAAGTAAGCAAAATTTTATAAACTACTTTGTAACCTAATGCTTCAAATTCTTTTATGATTTGATCTTTAACTTTTCCATTATTCATGGCTACCAAATTTGGAACATTTTCCATAATAAAAGCCTTTGGCTTGAAATATTCAACAAAGGAAACAAAAGATTGATAGAGTTTATTTCTCGGATCGTTTGGATTTCTTTTTCCTGAAATTGAAAATCCCTGACATGGAGGACCACCAATAATCACATCAAATTTTCCATTGATTTCTTGAGGTTTAACTTTTGATAAATCTGCACATAAAACCTCTGAATTTTTATGATTATTTTTAAATGTTTTCAATGATTCTTCCCAATTATCTATGCCTAGTGAAATTTCAAAACCAGCCTGTTCAAAGCCAAGAGATAAACCACCGCAACCACAAAATAGATCTAAAACTTTTAAATTCTTTTTTGCCATTTTTGTTTTCGTATTTCCTTGCATAAAGTAAATAAGTTAATCATTTGTATTGTATCTATTTTCTCTTTATAAATAAATCGTTTTCGGAGCGATAGCGGAGAAAACACCTTTTACCCCCCCCTCTTAAAAAATTAAAAAAATCAAATTCCTTATTTCTTAAAGCCCATCAAAAACATTTCAATAAACAAATTTTTCAAAAATATGTCGCCTAACATTTTGCATATCAGATGTTTTGCGAAGCGTAGCGGAGCAAAATATGGGAGAGGTCTCTGTTAAGAGACCGAACCTGATATGCTGTGTTAGCTGATGTATTCCTTTTCTTTCCCCGATTCTTATCGGGGTTGTTTTAAAAAATTTTCAAATTTCTTTGTTTATTTATTAAAATTCCTCGAGTAATTGGCCCAAAATAACCAATGCTCGGGGCTATACTGTTGTTTTTTTGGAATTTAATCAGAGCTTCTTTTGTTAGTCTGCCGAAAAACATTGTTTCTTCTCCAGGAGAGCCAGGTCCTGATTCAGTCAGGATAGAACCATTGTTATTAAGGTAGATCTGCAATTGTTTTACATCACCTCCGGTTGAACCAAGAAATAAGTCGCGGGTAAATTCAGTCTCAGCTTTTTTATACTCTTCTGTTTTTTGATCCTTAATTTTTATTATTTTCCTCTCTGGGTAGGTGAGGTTGCTATTAATAGTTATAATCTCATCCCAATTATAATTAAAGTAATTGAACGTTTTTTCATCGTAGATCCAGTGCTTTACCCCGTCCGTTAGCAAGTAGATCTTTGGTGAGTCTGCATACTTGATTAGTTTGTTGTTACCAAAAGACTGGAATGATAGTTGCTCAAAAGTTAGGTCAATCCGGTTAACTAATAGTTCATTGTAGGTTAACTTAATATCATTA from Patescibacteria group bacterium encodes the following:
- a CDS encoding DNA cytosine methyltransferase, yielding MKKKEYTIGSLFCGCGGSDLGVLGGFKFVDKKYDKLPTEIKYAIDIDQKAINTYNNNFKHKAIIGSVTDCKEKDIPNIDILIGGFPCQSFSTVNPTKNPFDDRGQLYKDMARILKQKKPIAFIAENVKGLMVLKKGKIFKSVLKEFEDQGYNLSYKLLNAANFGVPQKRQRVFIVGIRKDFNQKFVFPDNIFHENPKEKQSGWVPLKKVIDSLIPEDDKYYFSKKAVEGMKNAKNNMKRGLWQDLEKPCLTVTSHLAKVSLNSRDPVLLVNPKKELYRRFTPLEAARIQSFPDKFKFVGSEADAYRQIGNAIPPVLIWHVAKALIEQIEKK
- a CDS encoding DUF3883 domain-containing protein codes for the protein MHDWQVCFSSVDKGGIELFSTSINAIQFNIEEKAPKISDFDKIALGDDGESFVFTYEKEKVEKYDKRLTNKVLLLGKTKGLGYDIQSIFADGSEKSEFVHYIEVKSTKRVTVPNEGIDGWIDAITLTRNEWIAAEQHSNSFSIYRVYFTPEKIIVYVIKNPYLKNQERLVKCTPINYRLDFSLKSIDLTFEKV
- a CDS encoding DNA cytosine methyltransferase — its product is MQGNTKTKMAKKNLKVLDLFCGCGGLSLGFEQAGFEISLGIDNWEESLKTFKNNHKNSEVLCADLSKVKPQEINGKFDVIIGGPPCQGFSISGKRNPNDPRNKLYQSFVSFVEYFKPKAFIMENVPNLVAMNNGKVKDQIIKEFEALGYKVVYKILLTSDFGVPQNRKRVVFVGLQNGKSFTFPEGKYKDNKITAFEAISDLPENEIKDGTLYPHFPKSEYQKMIRENSIKIFNHETTKHTEKTVEIISLVPDGGNYKDLPKNLQNTRKVNIAWTRLNSKKPSFTIDTGHNHHFHYKFNRVPTVRESARIQSFPDTFIFCGKKNDQLKQVGNAVPPILGKVIGKNLLKLL